One Streptomyces sp. CNQ-509 DNA window includes the following coding sequences:
- a CDS encoding TetR/AcrR family transcriptional regulator — MTRRKAEPVTDGRRARGARRRAEIIEATLRVVQRDGAGGVTHRTVAREADVTTSLTAYYFATLDDLLVAALSTVADEYTRRLHEIIESDTDDLEGLAALVASAGGEGRRRALAERELSTMAARRPALRPVARRWREVVAQIGERHSTDPRAVDALVAATDGLCADILLTDARPDVRRIRAVLAHSLRTGED; from the coding sequence GTGACGCGCCGCAAGGCCGAGCCCGTCACCGACGGCCGCCGCGCCCGCGGCGCGCGCCGCCGGGCGGAGATCATCGAGGCCACGCTCCGCGTCGTCCAGCGCGACGGCGCCGGCGGCGTCACGCACCGCACCGTGGCCCGCGAGGCGGACGTCACCACCAGCCTCACCGCGTACTACTTCGCCACCCTCGACGACCTGCTGGTGGCGGCGCTGTCCACGGTCGCCGACGAGTACACCCGCCGGCTGCACGAGATCATCGAGAGCGACACCGACGACCTCGAAGGACTCGCCGCCCTCGTCGCCTCCGCGGGCGGCGAGGGCCGCCGGCGCGCGCTCGCCGAGCGCGAGTTGTCCACGATGGCCGCCCGCCGCCCCGCCCTGCGGCCGGTCGCGCGGCGGTGGCGGGAGGTGGTGGCGCAGATCGGCGAGCGGCACTCCACCGACCCGCGGGCGGTCGACGCGCTCGTCGCCGCGACGGACGGGCTGTGCGCGGACATCCTGCTCACCGACGCCCGCCCGGACGTCCGCCGGATCCGCGCCGTGCTCGCGCACAGCCTGCGGACCGGCGAGGACTAG
- a CDS encoding RidA family protein: MPRAVTLIRSDSLSDVAEYAYAATAPAEARLIFLAGACPLNADGSTAAVGDFAGQAAKSVENLRTALADAGAALPDVISTRVLVASTRQEDLVKAWGVVRDAFGEHDVPSTLMGVTVLGYHDQLVEIEAVAAVVD, from the coding sequence GTGCCCCGTGCCGTCACACTCATCCGCTCCGATTCCCTGTCGGACGTCGCCGAGTACGCCTACGCCGCCACGGCGCCCGCCGAGGCCCGGCTGATCTTCCTCGCGGGCGCCTGCCCGCTGAACGCGGACGGCTCCACCGCCGCGGTCGGGGACTTCGCCGGGCAGGCGGCCAAGTCCGTCGAGAACCTGCGCACCGCGCTTGCGGACGCGGGCGCCGCGCTGCCGGACGTGATCAGCACCCGCGTCCTCGTCGCCTCCACCCGCCAGGAGGATCTGGTGAAGGCGTGGGGGGTGGTACGGGACGCCTTCGGCGAACACGACGTGCCCAGCACGCTGATGGGCGTCACCGTCCTCGGCTACCACGACCAGCTCGTGGAGATCGAGGCCGTCGCCGCGGTGGTCGACTAG
- a CDS encoding co-chaperone YbbN, with translation MTTTPGTTPQTTTQGVPYVTDETFAEEVLRADVPVLVQFTAQWCPSCKQLTPVIGALAAELGDRVRAVRLDVDHNPLTTVAHGVLAVPTLLVFQGGEPVRSVVGARSRARLLRDLDGVI, from the coding sequence ATGACGACCACACCGGGGACGACACCGCAGACGACCACCCAGGGCGTTCCGTACGTCACGGACGAGACCTTCGCCGAGGAGGTGCTGCGCGCGGACGTGCCGGTGCTGGTGCAGTTCACCGCCCAGTGGTGCCCGTCGTGCAAGCAGCTCACCCCGGTCATCGGCGCGCTCGCCGCCGAACTGGGCGACCGGGTCAGGGCCGTACGCCTCGACGTCGACCACAATCCGCTGACGACCGTCGCGCACGGCGTCCTCGCGGTGCCGACGCTGCTCGTCTTCCAGGGCGGCGAGCCCGTACGGTCCGTGGTCGGCGCCCGCTCCAGGGCCCGCCTCCTGCGGGACCTCGACGGCGTGATCTGA
- a CDS encoding MerR family transcriptional regulator: MRIGELAERAGVSTRTLRYYESRGLLPAADRGANGHRVYGDDALRLVAQIRTLQDFGFELEDTRPFVECLRAGHPAGDSCPDARAVYRRKIAELDGLMAELRAARDHLTAQLARAEALPAPCGAAGTDGDVPLCCG; the protein is encoded by the coding sequence ATGCGCATCGGGGAACTCGCCGAGAGGGCCGGGGTCAGCACGCGGACCCTGCGCTACTACGAGTCGCGCGGGCTGCTGCCCGCCGCCGACCGCGGCGCCAACGGCCACCGCGTGTACGGCGACGACGCCCTGCGGCTCGTCGCGCAGATCCGCACGCTGCAGGACTTCGGCTTCGAGCTGGAGGACACCCGCCCGTTCGTGGAGTGCCTGCGCGCCGGCCATCCGGCGGGCGACTCGTGCCCCGACGCGCGCGCGGTGTACCGCAGGAAGATCGCCGAGCTGGACGGGCTGATGGCCGAACTGCGGGCGGCGCGCGACCACCTGACCGCGCAGTTGGCGCGCGCCGAGGCGCTGCCGGCGCCGTGCGGCGCGGCCGGGACCGACGGAGACGTGCCGCTGTGCTGCGGCTGA
- a CDS encoding class I SAM-dependent methyltransferase, whose amino-acid sequence MARAGDHDRTRTSYDTVAETYLGTVGGELAHKPLDRALLAAVLEQAGDGAPVADLGCGPGHVTGWLAAHGARAVGIDLSPGMVALARREHPAAEFREGDLLRLPAADGEFGAAVALYSVIHLAPEELAPAFAEARRVLRPGGRLLVSFHVGTEVRHLDDWWGHPVDVDFRFLEPAAVAALLGAAGFEVEATLERAHYPQEPETTRAYVLARRPEA is encoded by the coding sequence ATGGCGCGCGCGGGAGACCACGACAGGACCCGGACCAGCTACGACACCGTGGCGGAGACCTATCTCGGCACCGTCGGCGGTGAGCTGGCGCACAAGCCGCTGGACCGGGCGCTGCTCGCGGCGGTCCTGGAGCAGGCTGGGGACGGCGCCCCGGTCGCCGACCTGGGCTGCGGCCCCGGGCACGTCACGGGGTGGCTCGCGGCGCACGGGGCGCGGGCGGTCGGTATCGACCTGTCGCCCGGCATGGTCGCGCTCGCCCGGCGCGAGCACCCGGCGGCGGAGTTCCGCGAGGGCGACCTGCTGCGGCTGCCCGCGGCGGACGGCGAGTTCGGCGCGGCGGTCGCGCTGTACTCGGTCATCCACCTCGCACCGGAGGAACTGGCGCCCGCGTTCGCGGAGGCCCGCCGGGTGCTGCGGCCCGGCGGGCGGCTGCTGGTCTCGTTCCACGTCGGCACCGAGGTGCGGCACCTGGACGACTGGTGGGGGCACCCGGTCGACGTGGACTTCCGCTTCCTGGAGCCGGCGGCGGTGGCCGCCCTGCTCGGCGCCGCCGGCTTCGAGGTCGAGGCCACGCTGGAGCGCGCCCACTACCCCCAGGAGCCCGAGACGACGCGCGCCTACGTCCTGGCCCGCCGGCCGGAAGCGTAG
- a CDS encoding radical SAM protein, protein MPTAASGSRTDLVEGLMARFPHVPREAVIKEDLLRGGMAFDDSALSGAGEDGSGEVKPKSYFIFSFDHGTLPELGAAALNRPPEEVVLTGGPYDLRRTVVSVRVNPSSPYRVKPGDDGALGLYLDGVRIADVGLPPMPDYYRHKLANGKSVMEVAPTIQWGYLIYLTVFRVCQYFGAKEECQYCDINHNWRQHKAAGRPYTGVKPVEEVLEALEIIDRYDTAKTSTAYTLTGGAVTSHIGGKDEADFYGQYAKAIEERFPGRWIGKVVAQALPKADVQRFRDYGAQIYHPNFEVWDRRLFELYCPGKERYVGRDEWHRRILDSAEVFGPSNVIPNFVAGVEMAEPFGFTTVDEAIASTREGLDFFMSHGVVPRFTTWCPEPTTPLGKANPEGAPLEYHIRLLETYQDALDTHGLSSPPGYGPPGAGRAVFSVSSFMDSMPLPDDASEAAVPART, encoded by the coding sequence ATGCCCACCGCAGCCAGCGGCAGCCGGACCGACCTCGTCGAGGGCCTGATGGCCCGCTTCCCGCACGTGCCCAGAGAGGCCGTGATCAAGGAAGACCTGCTGCGCGGCGGGATGGCCTTCGACGACTCCGCGCTCAGCGGCGCGGGCGAGGACGGCTCCGGCGAGGTGAAGCCGAAGTCGTACTTCATCTTCTCCTTCGACCACGGCACGCTCCCCGAGCTGGGCGCCGCCGCGCTCAACCGCCCGCCGGAGGAGGTCGTCCTCACCGGCGGCCCGTACGACCTGCGCCGCACGGTCGTCTCCGTACGGGTCAACCCCTCGTCCCCGTACCGCGTGAAGCCCGGCGACGACGGGGCCCTCGGGCTCTACCTCGACGGCGTGCGCATCGCCGACGTCGGGCTGCCGCCGATGCCGGACTACTACCGGCACAAGCTCGCCAACGGGAAGTCCGTCATGGAGGTCGCGCCCACCATCCAGTGGGGCTACCTGATCTACCTCACGGTCTTCCGCGTCTGCCAGTACTTCGGCGCCAAGGAGGAGTGCCAGTACTGCGACATCAACCACAACTGGCGCCAGCACAAGGCCGCGGGCCGCCCGTACACGGGCGTGAAGCCGGTGGAGGAGGTGCTGGAGGCGCTGGAGATCATCGACCGGTACGACACCGCGAAGACCTCCACCGCGTACACCCTCACCGGCGGCGCCGTCACCTCCCACATCGGCGGCAAGGACGAGGCCGACTTCTACGGCCAGTACGCCAAGGCCATCGAGGAGCGCTTCCCGGGCCGCTGGATCGGCAAGGTCGTCGCCCAGGCGCTGCCCAAGGCCGACGTGCAGCGCTTCCGCGACTACGGCGCGCAGATCTACCACCCCAACTTCGAGGTGTGGGACCGGCGGCTCTTCGAGCTGTACTGCCCCGGCAAGGAGCGCTACGTCGGCCGCGACGAGTGGCACCGCCGCATCCTCGACTCCGCGGAGGTCTTCGGTCCCTCGAACGTCATCCCCAACTTCGTCGCGGGCGTGGAGATGGCCGAGCCGTTCGGCTTCACGACGGTCGACGAGGCCATCGCGTCCACGCGCGAGGGGCTGGACTTCTTCATGTCGCACGGGGTCGTGCCGCGGTTCACCACCTGGTGCCCGGAGCCGACGACGCCGCTGGGCAAGGCCAACCCCGAGGGCGCGCCGCTGGAGTACCACATCCGGCTGCTGGAGACGTACCAGGACGCGCTGGACACCCACGGTCTCTCGTCCCCTCCGGGGTACGGGCCGCCGGGGGCGGGGCGCGCGGTGTTCTCGGTCAGCTCCTTCATGGACTCGATGCCGCTGCCGGACGACGCCTCGGAGGCCGCGGTTCCGGCACGGACGTGA
- a CDS encoding RidA family protein, which translates to MTRTLHNPPQLHDPTGYGYSHVATAPGRPVFIAGQYASDETGAVVSADFATQVERSFANLRTALAAAGLGVEDVVRLGTYVVGHDRERLETVLAALHRVWGGSPPAQTLVGVASLALPEMLFEVDAVAVRAVPAAGTGAPGAAAGPR; encoded by the coding sequence ATGACCCGCACGCTCCACAACCCCCCGCAGCTCCACGACCCGACCGGATACGGCTACAGCCACGTCGCCACCGCTCCCGGCCGGCCGGTCTTCATCGCCGGCCAGTACGCCTCCGACGAGACCGGAGCCGTCGTCTCCGCCGACTTCGCCACCCAGGTCGAGCGGTCCTTCGCCAACCTCCGCACCGCGCTGGCGGCCGCCGGGCTCGGCGTCGAGGACGTCGTGCGCCTCGGCACGTACGTCGTCGGCCACGACCGCGAGCGGCTGGAGACCGTCCTCGCCGCGCTGCACCGGGTGTGGGGCGGCTCGCCGCCCGCGCAGACGCTCGTCGGAGTGGCGTCGCTGGCGCTGCCGGAGATGCTCTTCGAGGTCGACGCGGTGGCCGTACGAGCCGTGCCGGCCGCGGGGACCGGCGCCCCCGGGGCGGCCGCCGGTCCCCGCTGA